The window TTGACTGGTCAGCCAAGGAATCCGAACTGAACAGCGGACGTATTGATATGATTTGGAACGGATATACGATCACTGACGAGCGCAAGGAGAAGGTGCTATTCACCAAACCGTATCTGGAGAACAGCCAGGTAGTAGTCGTGCTGGCGGATTCAGAGCTCGCGAAGCTGGATGATCTGGCAGGAAAAGAAATCGGACTGCAAAGTCTTTCGTCGGCTGCAGATGCGCTGGATGCCAGCCCGCTTAAAGCCAAGCTTGCCGGTGTATCCGAATTCCCGGACAATGTGCTTGCACTCACGGACCTGAAATCCAAACGCCTGGATGGTGTGGTGATTGACGAAGTGGTGGCGAAGTATTACATGTCAAAAGAGCAGAATACTTACAAACTGCTGGATGTATCCCTTGCCCCTGAGCAATACGGCATCGGAATTAAAAAAGGTAATGAGGCATTGCTGACTGAGCTGCAGAAAGCACTTGATGAACTAAGCAGTGACGGAACAGCTGCTGAAATTTCCACAAAGTGGTTTGGCGAGAACAAAGTACTGAACTAGATTGTTACCCTTAGGAGTCGGTTGAAGAAATGAATATCGATTATATTATCAAGATAGCCGGGCCGATGCTGGAGGGTGCGCGGACAACGGCCTTGCTATTCCTGATTGTCATTATTTTATCCATCCCGCTCGGAATGCTGGTCACGCTGCTGGCCAAAAGCCGGGTTAAGCCCCTGGCCTGGATGGCGCATACCTATGTTTACGTCATGCGCGGAACGCCGCTTTTGCTGCAGCTGCTATTCTTCTGTTTCGGCTTGCCGCAGATTCCGGTAATCGGACAGTATCTGGTTATGGACCGCTTCGCTGCAGCCTGTCTCGGCTTTATCCTTAATTATGGTGCTTATTTTGCTGAAATTTTCCGCGGCGGGCTGCTTTCGATTGATAAAGGGCAGCATGAAGCGGCTAAAGTGCTTGGACTCAGCAAATGGCAGACCCTTCGTAAGGTGATTCTCGCCCAGATGTTCCGGGTCGCGCTGCCTGCAGTAGCCAATGAATCCATTACACTGGTCAAAGACACTGCATTACTCTATGCTGTAGCCGTACCGGAGCTGCTGAATTATGCAAAGACTGCGGTGAACCGTGATTTTACGGTAACCCCGTTTGTCGTAGCCGGCGTAATTTATTTGCTGATGACCCTGGTGCTGACCTTGTTCTTCAAAGCACTGGAAAAACGTTTCAAATTTGAGTAGAAGGACTGTCCAACTATGAGTAGTATGATTGATGTCAAACAATTACAGAAATCGTTCGGCAGCCTTGATGTGCTGAAGCAGATTACCTTTGAGGTGAACCCGGGAGAGGTCGTGGCGGTGATCGGGCCTTCCGGCTCTGGAAAGAGTACCATGCTGCGCAGTCTGGTGCATCTCGAGGAAGTAACCGGCGGCAGCATCTTCATTCACGGCAAACCGCTGGTAGAGAACGGTAAATATGCCGGGCATGCGGCGATCAGAGATATTACCGCAAGCATGGGCATGGTGTTTCAGCATTTCAACCTGTTCCCTCATCTTACTGTGCGGGGCAATCTCGAGCTTGCTCCAAAAACGCTCAAACGGGAGAACCCGCAGGTTATTACAGCCAGAAGCAGCGAGCTGCTCTCCAAGGTAGGCCTTGCCGATAAGGCGGATGTATATCCGTCCATGCTGTCCGGCGGACAGAAGCAGCGGGTAGCGATCGCCAGAGCGCTCATGCTGAATCCGGACATTCTGCTCTTTGACGAGCCGACCTCGGCACTGGATCCCGAGCTGACCGGCGAGGTACTCCGGGTAATCCGCCAGCTGGCAGAGGAGAACATGACGATGATCATTGTTACCCACGAGATGAACTTTGCCCGCGATGTGGCGGATCGTATATTCTTCATGGACAACGGAGAGATTGCCGAATCAGGCACGCCGGAGCAGATCTTTGGCAGTCCAAAGCTTGAGCGTACCCGGTTGTTTTTGAACCAGGATTAATGAAATAGGGCTATTCGTAAGGTGCATAGCGCTTGCTATGTGCCTTTTTTACATTAATAAACATGAATGGGCATGCATGGTTTTGACAGTGGAGACAAGGAATGAGAAAATAACATTTCGAAGTAATAAGCGTATTGAACGAACAATGATGATGTTTCAGAGCAGATTTCGTACATTTGGAGGTATACAATGAATCAGCGTTTTCGGATCACACGATCTATGCAGGACAACCTTCCGGAGCAAGCGATCACTTTGGAAGAATGTAAGCAGTACTTTGCTTCCCAGTCTGACTTTACGTATTCACAGGTTTTTACCATTAAAGGACCAGAGAGCATCATGACCATCGAAGGTGATTTTTTCATGTGGAGGCTTGGGGACGGCGAAATCCCTTTCCGGCTTTATGAGGGAGATCTATATGTAGCTCTTTCTGCCGAAGCCATCGTTCCCAAAATGCTTGAAATTGCAACGGATCTGCGTGCAGATGTAGTTGAAGGATAGAATACCAGACAACAAGGAGGCTACTATGCAGCTGATAAACCCGCAAGACATCCAGATCCGGATCGACCAGCTTACCGGTCAGGACCTGTTCATTCATCTTGAACTCACGACAGGTGCCTATGCCAATCATTTGGACAGTACAAGACATCCGGCGTCAGCATTCATCAGTAATGCAGGCATCCGTTATACCAATGGTTCGATCTCTGGCACAGGTCCATACCGGGTCGGCTTAAAGACGGAGCAGGGCTGGGTATATGCTGAAGGCCTTACCCATGTAGATGAGACTGAAACAGAACGGCTTATCATGGCCGGGCATGACAGCCAGGGTAAGCTGGTCGTCGCCCTGCAGCTGAGCCGGGACAAGTTCGAATGAGAGCGGAGGTGCATGCAGCTATGAATACTAAACAAGCGGGACATCAGCGCATCTTAGTGGTGTTGCCCCATCCCGATGATGAATCATTCGTTGCCTCAGGAACGCTGGCCAAGTACATAGAAGGTGGAGCGATAGTCACTTTTGCCTGTCTGACACTTGGAGAGATGGGCCGTAACATGGGCATTCCTCCCTTCGCGAACCGGGTCACCTTGCCCGCAATCCGCAAACTGGAACTGGAAGCATCCTGTAATGCAATTGGGATTCAGGATTTAAGAATGCTCGGCTTCCATGATAAAATGATCGAGTTTGAAGACAAGGAACTGCTGGATTCACAGATTATGACGCTGGTAAAGGAGCTGAACCCTTCGCTGGTCATCACTTTTTACCCGGGATACAGTGTGCATCCGGATCATGATGCGACGGGTGCCGCAGTTATACGCACGATTGGCAGGCTTCCTTCAGCTGACCGGCCGCTAGTGTACTGCAGCGCATTCGCCAGCAATCACGAGCAGATGATTGGGAAAGCGGATGTAACCGTTGACGTTACCGCATTTCTTAACAGAAAGATGGCGTCGATTCAGGCGCACCGTTCGCAATTCCAAGCAGCGGAGCTCGTCGGCAACCGGGAGCTGTCTGATGAAGAAATCCGTACACGGTTTGGTACAGAACAGTTCTGGACCTACCGGTTCGATGAATCTCTGTAATAGATTAGATAACAAAACAAGGGAGGAGTTTAGATCTCCCTTGTTTTTGTTATGTTCCTTAACGAAAATACGATTTCTTCGGCATAATAGGTGTAGCGGAAGGCTTGGTCTCGTACCTTCCCCAATGGATCAGGTTCTCCATCACAATAGCCAGGATGACACCAACGACAAGCCCGTTTGAAACGAGCGGCGTCAATAAGGGAGGGAAGTCTGCAAAAGCAGTAACAGGAACGTTCATGATACCTATACCTGTCAATACCGGAAGGGCGACGCGGTAGATCGTTTTGGAGTTTAATGAGGTACTATTGAAGGTATTCAGAGCCGTTCCAAACATTTGCAGGTAGGCTACAAACAACACTGCGCTGCCAACCGACATTGGAAGCAGGGCCAGCCAGCTGCTTAGCACCGGAATGATACCGACAAGAATAAGGAGGGCAGCCCCCGTTACAAGTGCGGCACGTCGCAGCACCTTCGTGTTCTCCAAGAAACCGATGGAGGACGCGAACGTTCCGAATGGAATCAGTCCGAAGCAGGCACCCATGATTGAGAACAAGTTCGTGAACAGCAGCGAACGGATGTATTGTTGATCTCCGGCTTTTTTCTGATACAGTTTATCCGCAGCAATTAGACTCGTTAACGTATTGGTCATGTTCACCAGGCCGGCAACGAGGCCAACCATTAGAATGCCCGGTTCGAAAGCAGGCTTCCCCCATGGCAGCCATTGCCAAATTACTGTTGTCTCCGCAGATTCGCTTCCAGTAATCCCGCTACGGTTAATAAATATCTCGTAAGCGATCCAGCCAATGACGATTCCTATGAGCAGTGAGAATTGCCCCAGCTTCCCCTTCCCCTTTATATGAATGAAGGATACAACTGCGATGATAAACAGGGAGAGTCCGGCAAGCTGCAAGTTCCATTTTCCATCGACACTGTACCCAATCATCCCTTTAAAAAAGGTGTTAGCCAGCTGGAAAGTAAGCAGAAGCAGATAAATACCCATCACAACCGGGGTGAAAATGCGCTGCAGGAGCTTTAAGAAACCAAACAAAGCTAACACAGCGGTGATGATGCCTGAAAGCAGAAATCCTCCGGTCAAGCTGGCGGCAACCGCAGCAGTATCCATACCCATCGCCGGTGCAGAGGCACAGATGCCGAGCACAAGTCCCCACCAGATGCCGGCCGGACCATCCATTAACGCATAGCGGTGCCCCCACAATGCCTGAACGATACACAGCAGGCCAGTCAAAATAAATGAGCGCTGCATTGATGCGGTAATATCCGCTGTCGTCATTCCCAGGGCATGCCCCACCGACAACGGTACCAGCACTGTGTTGGTGAACAAAAAGAAAAGCCACTGCACACCAGCGAGCATTAGGCTTATCCTATCTTTAGATTTATTCCATTGCATAACGTCTTTCCCAGCTTTCTATAATCGTGTTGATATCGTTGGCGAAGGAGCAAACAGCTCACATTATCCCGCCATGAATGTGTAACGTATTTATGGTATCATGGGAAAAACTATATGAATAATATTTAATTTGTTGTAAAAGTATATGAAAATCATATAGCATAGTCGTGGCACTGCATACTTAATGAATAGGATGAGGAGTCAAATCTATGGATGTGAAACAGTTACGCTATTTCATCGCACTTGCGGAGGAAAGGCAGGTCACGTCAGCAGCGCATAAACTGCACATGTCGCAGCCGCCGCTTAGCCAGCAGCTTAAGCTGCTGGAGAACGAGCTCGGCGTCCAATTATTCCACCGGAACGGTCGTCAGCTCGAGCTAACTGCCTCCGGCAAAACATTATATGAACATGCGCTGACGATCACACGACTAATGGACGAAGCAAAAGCGGAGACCCGGGAATCCGGACTGGGTATAAGAGGGAAACTCTCGATCGGAGTCAACACGTTGTCCGATGCCCGTCTTCCCGGAGCACTCAGCATGTTTCGCGGGTTATATCCGAAGGTTACTTTTAAAATCCAGCAGAATGAAACGAATACGCTTCTTAAGCTGATCCGGGAGAAGACACTCGATATGGCCATCATCCGGCTGCCTATCGATCTGGAGGACTTTGATTGTGTGATGCTGGGGGAGGAGCCGCTATATTTCGTAGTAGGGGAAGCTGGCCCGGGTGCTCTTGCAGAAGCTTCTGCTCCCGTCTCTTATGAGACCATTGCAGGTTACCCGCTTTTGCTTCCAAGCACCGAAGGTTTAGGCCTATACAACCTGCTCTTGGAGCATTTCCGATCCAGAGGGCTGTCGCCAGCAATTATTGGTGAATGCTCCGATATCGGAATACTGATGGAGCTTGTCTCATCCGGATTCGGCGCCACTATTTTGCCTGAGACGTCACTTGACAGACACGCAGACAGGCACATCCGCTCCTATCGCATTGACGATCCGCAAGCCGTATCAAGCTCGGCTGTGATCTGGCTGAAGCGGCATTATTTGAGCAAGGCGGCAGTCCTGCTGATCGAAACAATCTCAAAGTGGCAGGGGAGAGAAACGGATTGAGCGGTTGGATTAACCTTTTGATAATCCTCGGTGTTGATTATAGAACGTGCTTATATAGCGGTTAATTGAGGCGCCGCCAGCTCATGATTACCAACGTCAATGCGATTACCGTGAGAATCATCCCAAGGGCCTGCAAGCCTCCGCTGCTGAACTTATCTCCCATTACGATGCTTATCAATAAGGATGAGAGTATCGTCCCCAGGTACCTAGATGTATTAAAGACTCCGGAGGCTACACCAATAATCTCTTTAGGAGAGCTTTTGAACAAGGCAGCCTGTAAGCCAACACTGTTCAGGCCGTTGCTGATGCCGAATGCCGCCAGTGCAATACATACACTGATAACCGGTGAATTTGCGTCCAATGTCACGAGCCACACGGATCCGAAGGTCATCAGTACTGCGGATACCCGTAAGGCTGGTACTGGACCAGATTTATCAATCCATCGTCCTGCAATTGGAGCGGCAACAAGGGAGCATAAGCCTAAGCTCAGCATGAGCATTCCCGTATGGAACTCACTGACACCCCGCACCATTTGCAAATATGATGGCAGACCAAAAAAGAGGGCATAAAACAGCACATTAACAAGCAAGTACTCCACATTGACCCGCATCATCTCAGGATATTTGGCGAAGGTATGCAAAGGAATGAAGGGTGACGCCGCTTTTAGCTCATGTCTTACGAAAGCCGTCAGCAATGCGAGGCCAATCCCCCCTAGAATAACCTGCTGAAGTGCAATTTCTCCGGATGATTTAGCTGATAATACTCCAATGAGCAAGGAGACCAGGCCAACTGAAAAAAGCAGAATCCCCGGCAGATCAATCCATACAAACCACTTATGAACGGACATATCCTTAGCGGTGGTTACTGGCAGGTTGTCCCTTGGTATCGTTCTCCAGGCAAGCACGAAACTAGCCACCACAAACGGAATATTTACGAAAAAGATAGCCTTCCAATCCCACCAATGAATTAATGTCCCGCCAATAAAGGGACCGATTGCTGCTGCTCCTGACAGAAAAATCGACATCACGGACAGCGCGGTGGCCTGTTTCTCCGTGATATGAATCCTAATGATAGCCATTCCAACGGCAACCATCATACTTGTTCCGACGGATTGTACAATACGGAATACAATGAGCCAGCCAAAGCTTGGTGATAACGGAGCCAGTAATGAGGCAGCGAACGCTACAACAAGACCGGCAAGAAAGATTGTTCTGCGCCCGAAAATATCACTGGCCTTTCCCATCACCGGTTGTGCAACAGCACTAGCTATGTAGAATGAAAAAATAACCCAGGACACGTCAGTATAGTTAAGCTCGTATACGTCCTGAAGTCTGGCAATTGCAACGGAAATCATTGAAGAATTTAACGGATTTAAGAGTACTCCTAATCCCACGGAAATCAATAACCACCTGCTGCGGGCATTCATCATTGTTGCCCTCCCTCTATTGTGTGTTAAAGTTAGCGTACTTGAATTCCTTTATTTATTCCAACGCATTTCATGGTATGATTTCATAGACTCAAAGGAATGAATGGAGGATACGCGATGGAACTTCTTCAGCTGCAATATTTTCTTGCGGTTGCCCGGTTAGAGCACATGACCGAAGCTGCACGCATTCTGCATGTTACCCAATCCTCGCTCAGCAAAACGATCGGGCGTCTGGAAGAGGATCTGGGAGTTCCTTTATTTGACCGGAGCGGCCGGAGTCTGCGGTTAAATGAATTCGGCATCCGTTTCCTCCGCCGTGCAGAAAGAGCTTTGTTTGAACTCGAGCAGGGGAAGCAGGAGCTCAGAGATCTGTCCAGCCCGGAACACAGCACACTAGAATTAGCAGTGACTGCGGCAAGTACATTGCCAAATATCCTGAGAGCTTTCCGTAAAAAGCAGCCTAATATCCACTTTCATGTGCAAATGCTAACTACCAAGGAAATGGTTGACCGGTTATTAAGAGGAGAAGTTGACTTCTGTCTATCCTCACCGTCTATAGAAGATGAAGACATTGAGAGCATCATTGTGTTCTTCGATCCGATCCTTGTTGCTGTGCCTAAAGGGCATCATCTGGCAGACCGGACTAGTGTGACCTTGGCAGAATTAAGGGATGAATGGTTTGTTGGTGTAAAGAGAGGGTACGGTACCCGTGATCTGACGGACGCGGTATGCAAGTCATCAGGCTTTATTCTAAACTATGTGTATGAAGGGGATGAACCTTCGAGGTTAGTCTCACTGGTGGAAGCTGAGGTTGGTATTGCCTTCATTCCCGGTACAGCAAGGGATTCACGGGCTTCTCTCAGTTATCTGGAAATAAAGGATCCAGGGATGGTGCGGGAGATCGCATTATTATGGCATAAAAGCAGGTATATTTCCCGGGCTGCCCACGACTTCCGCGAGGTCGTTTTGGACTATTTTGCGGGGATATCCGAACATATAAAATGAACAGAGGTGGAGATGATGAAATTGCTAGAGCAGAGAGTATATATCCGGTTCCCGGAGGAAAAGGATGCCGGAGAATTGACAGCTCTTTACAAGCGTAACCGGGAGTTTTTCGAACAATTCTCGCCAAGCGTCCAGGAGGAATTTTATACTGAGGAGCACCAGTTGCAGACGATAATAAAGGGCAAGGCGGATAGGGAAGAAGACCGGAGATATGACTTTGTGATCTGCCATAAAGCGGATGACCGGATTATTGGCAATGTCGGGCTGTCCTTTGTGGTACGGAGTGCGCTCCAGAGCTGCATGATCGGATACAGCCTGGATCAGGCCTATAACGGGAAGGGCTATATGACGGAAGCCGTGAAACAGGTCGTACGTTATGCCTTCGAGGAGCTGAAATTCCACCGGATTAGCGGCGAAGCTTCGCCCCAGAATCCCGGTTCGATCCGGGTGCTTGAGAATGCGGGCTTCCACAAAGAAGGCATCGCCCGAAGCAACGTGAAGATCAACGGAGTCTGGAAGGATCATCAGGTTCTCGCTATTATTAATCCCTCGGATACTGAATAATAATTTTCAGTTAGCAATTTTAAAAGCGCGTATAATGAAGCTTCCAGTCGTAACAATAGATACTTTTCCCGCTGCCATTTTATACGGCATTAAATTTAGAGAGGACGATCAAGATGGCATTCCATCATCCTTCTGAACGTATAAAGATCCCGCCAGGGTTCTGGGCAGGATTAAGCCATATGGGGCTATCGCTGCACGAAGTCGCTTCGCAAGCAGGATTGCCGCTCACCGTGGTAACGGATTCAACCGGGGTTACCATGGCCCAATATTTTGCAATCTGGCAGTCGTATTCCGATCTTGTAGGAGACATCTCACATAGCATTATCAGGTTATCCAGCGCATTTGAAACAGCGCAGTACCCTCCGTCAGTCTTGGCGACATATCACGCCCGCAGCTATCGTGATGCTCTATACCGTATGGCCCGGTATAAACAAATGTGCCCGCCTGAGAACTTACACATCATTGAAGATGGAGATAGCTGTACGATCGATCTGAACTGGCAGTCCGGTGTACAGACCGGTCTGCCGGTACTAGCCGGGATCACTCTGGCTACTCTGCTGGAGATCGGCCGGCGGGGCACGGGACAACATGTGAATGTCAAACTTGTTGAGTTCACACACCCTATGGGAGACTTGCGGGCGCTGGAGACGTACTTTGGCGCGCGGATTCAGACCGGGGCGAAACATAACCGGTTGACATTGCACCGGATACATCTTGACCTCCCGTTTATCTCCTATAACGAAGAGCTGCTGCAGATATTGACACCCGTGCTGGATCATACCTTGGATGAACGGATAAGCCGCCACTCTTTGACCGGGACTGTCAAATGGATCATGAAACGCAGCTTTACAGCAGGGCGCCAAGATATTCAGGCTGTTGCCAGTGAACTCGGGATGAGCGACCGAACCCTGCAGCGTAGGCTTACTGAAGAAGGGACCAGCTTCAAGCAGCTGTTGACTGAGGCCAGGCATGAACAGGCACTGGAATATTTGGCCGACCCTTCGCTTGATATTAAAGAAGTAGCCTTCCTTATCGGATATGAGGATCAGAACTCGTTCTACCGTGCCTTCCGTTTGTGGGAAGGAGATACTCCAGCCCATTGGCGTTCCGAACATCTAAGTCCTGTTGTGACGACGGTTTAGTAAATTGGCGTGTCCAACAAGTAAGATGGCGGGACAGGCTAGTTACCAGAAGTGCCGGACAAGATATCATAATCTCTATCCAGTGCAGTAAGAACACAAGGAGAGATGAACGATGGATATGGGATTAACGAATACAACGGCTCTAGTAACGGGATCGACAAAAGGGATTGGGAAAGCAATCGCTATCGAGCTTGCCCGGGAAGGTGTACATGTGCTGATCAATGGCCGAAGTGAGGAAGAAGTCGAACGCGTTGTAGAGGAGATCCGACAGCAATTTCCGTCCACCAATCCCCGGAATGCAACCGCTGATATTACAGATGCTCAGCAGAGGGAAGCCTTATATGCGAAGTACCCCGACATTGATATTCTAGTGAATAATACAGGCATATACGAAATCATGCAGTACGAGGATGTTGATGATCAAGTATGGGAGCGATACTTCCGGACGAATGTACTGGCTGCGAACGGATTAGCTAAATTCTATCTTCCCAAAATGCTTGCACACGGTTATGGACGCATTATATTCATCGCGAGTGAAGAAGCAGTGATGCCATCCGGGCAAATGCCGCAGTACTGTATGACCAAATCGATGCTGCTGTCCTTGTCCAAAAGTTTATCGAAGCTGACAATCGGGACCGAAGTTACCATAAACACGATCATGCCTGGGCCAACGCTGTCTGAAAATGTGCAGCAGATCGTTGAAGGTATCTATGCCAATGATGAGAGGTCTTTTGCAGAGAAAGAGCGAACCTTCATGACAACCAATCTTCCCCAATCCGAAATCCAGCGGTTTATCAGACCGAGCGAGATTGGCAGATTAGCTGCGTTCGTATGCAGTCCATTTGCTTCAGCGTTCAAAGGTTCTCCGATCCGCATGGACGGGGGAATGGTGCCAACGATTTTCTAAGACAAGACTACGCATAAAAGACGCAATAACTTACTCCTATGGAGTAGTTCTTGCGTCTTTTCCTATATCTAAAATTTGTGAAGATATATCGACTGGTTATGTATTGACACGGTCCTAAGAGATTGCCTATCATTGAATACTAACATCAATATGAACCGGAAGGATGTCAGGCATGAGCGAAATGAATCAGGAGTATATCGTAATCTCAGGTGCAAGAGAAAATAATCTCAAAAATGTGTCCCTGCGTATTCCGAAACGGAAGATCACGATCTTCACCGGTGTATCCGGCTCCGGCAAGTCATCGATCGTCTTCGATACGATTGCCGCAGAATCCACGCGATTGTTGAATGAGAACTTCAGCATGTTTGTGCGCACTTTCCTGCCGAAATATCCGCAGCCCGATACAGACTCTATTGAGAACCTGAGCATGGCCGTTATTGTAGACCAGAAGCGGCTGGGCGGCGGATCCCATTCGACGATGGGTACGATTACGGATATTTCTCCTATTCTGCGACTGCTTTTCTCCAGGGCGGGCCAGCCCTATGTCGGACAAGCGAATAGGTTCTCGTTCAATGATCCTGCGGGAATGTGTCCCGAGTGTGGCGGTATCGGCCGCAGGCTGGCTGTTGATATGAGCAAGGCACTGGATATGTCGAAGTCTTTGAATGAAGGAGCAATCCATCTTCCCGACTATTCGGTGAACGGCTGGGATTGGAATATGATCACGCAGTCTGGAGACTTCGATCTGGATAAGAAGCTGAGCGATTACTCAGAAGAGGAACTGGAGCAACTGCTGTACGCCGAGGCAAGGAAAGTGCAGATGGATTTCGCCGGTAAAGCAACCAATATTACAGTAGAAGGTGTAATTGAGAAATTCACTAACAAATACATCAAGCAGGATGTGAAACTGAAGTCCGAGCGTACCCAAAAAGCTGTTGCGCCGTATATCACTGAGGGACCCTGCTCCAGCTGTCATGGGGCTAGACTCAGCCAAGCCGCACTCAGCTGCAGAATCAACGGCCGTAACATTGCGGACCTGTCCTCCATGGAGGTAGGACAGCTCATCCATGTCATCCGTGAGATAGATAATCCTGCCGCTGCGCCGGTCGTCAAATCGCTGGTGGAGCGGCTGCAGCATCTGGTCGATATCGGTCTTGACTACCTGACGCTGGACCGTGAAACGGATACATTGTCCGGCGGCGAGTCTCAGCGCGTCAAAATGGTGAAGCACCTGAGCGGCAGTCTGGTGGATGTCACTTACATCTTCGATGAGCCAAGTGTTGGCCTGCACCCGCGTGATGTACACAGGTTAAATGAACTACTGCTGAAGCTGCGCGACAAGGGGAATACAGTGATCGTCGTTGAGCATGATCCCGATGTAATCAAGCTGGCAGATCATATCGTTGATGTCGGTCCTCACGCCGGCAGCCGCGGAGGGAATATCGTATATGAGGGAAGCTTCCAGGGACTGCTGGAGGCAGGTACACTTACAGGCAGTTATATGAAGCGACCGCTTCATTTGAAGCATGTCTGCAGGCAGCCGTCCGGATATCTGCCCATCAAGGAGGCCTCACTACACAACCTGCAGGACGTTAGTGTTAATATCCCAGCCGGAGTGTTGACAGTAGTTACAGGTGTCGCCGGTTCAGGCAAAAGTACGCTGATTAACGATGTCTTCCTCAGCCAGCATCCAGATGCGATCGTCATCGACCAATCTTCAGTAGGAGTGTCAACACGCTCGAATCCTGCAACATACACAGGGATTATGGACGATGTGCGCAAGGCGTTTGCATCCGCGAATAAGGTGAGCCCTGGTTTGTTCAGCTTCAATTCCAAGGGGGCCTGCGAGAACTGCCAAGGGCTCGGAGTTGTCTATACTGATCTTGGCTTCCTTGATAGTATAAAGCTGCCTTGCGAGGTATGCGGAGGCAAACGGTTTAAGGAAGAGGTCCTGGCATATCATCTGAATGGCAAGTCAATTGCCGATGTGCTGGAGATGAATGTGGAGCAGGCTCTGGACTTTTTTCAGTTAAAAGAGGTTGTCCGCAAGCTCCAGGCAATGAGTGATGTGGGCCTCAATTATATTACACTCGGCCAGCCGCTCAGTACACTTTCGGGCGGGGAATGCCAGCGCATTAAACTGGCGAGTGAGCTGTATAAGAAGGGCAGCATCTATGTGATGGATGAACCGACAACGGGCCTGCACATGTCAGATATCGGACATCTTCTCGAGATCATGAACCGCCTCGTGGATGCCGGAAATACAGTGATTGTCATCGAGCACAACCTCGATGTGATCAGCCAGGCTGACTGGATCATCGATATGGGACCGGATGGAGGG of the Paenibacillus pedocola genome contains:
- a CDS encoding MFS transporter, which encodes MNARSRWLLISVGLGVLLNPLNSSMISVAIARLQDVYELNYTDVSWVIFSFYIASAVAQPVMGKASDIFGRRTIFLAGLVVAFAASLLAPLSPSFGWLIVFRIVQSVGTSMMVAVGMAIIRIHITEKQATALSVMSIFLSGAAAIGPFIGGTLIHWWDWKAIFFVNIPFVVASFVLAWRTIPRDNLPVTTAKDMSVHKWFVWIDLPGILLFSVGLVSLLIGVLSAKSSGEIALQQVILGGIGLALLTAFVRHELKAASPFIPLHTFAKYPEMMRVNVEYLLVNVLFYALFFGLPSYLQMVRGVSEFHTGMLMLSLGLCSLVAAPIAGRWIDKSGPVPALRVSAVLMTFGSVWLVTLDANSPVISVCIALAAFGISNGLNSVGLQAALFKSSPKEIIGVASGVFNTSRYLGTILSSLLISIVMGDKFSSGGLQALGMILTVIALTLVIMSWRRLN
- a CDS encoding LysR family transcriptional regulator: MELLQLQYFLAVARLEHMTEAARILHVTQSSLSKTIGRLEEDLGVPLFDRSGRSLRLNEFGIRFLRRAERALFELEQGKQELRDLSSPEHSTLELAVTAASTLPNILRAFRKKQPNIHFHVQMLTTKEMVDRLLRGEVDFCLSSPSIEDEDIESIIVFFDPILVAVPKGHHLADRTSVTLAELRDEWFVGVKRGYGTRDLTDAVCKSSGFILNYVYEGDEPSRLVSLVEAEVGIAFIPGTARDSRASLSYLEIKDPGMVREIALLWHKSRYISRAAHDFREVVLDYFAGISEHIK
- a CDS encoding GNAT family N-acetyltransferase gives rise to the protein MKLLEQRVYIRFPEEKDAGELTALYKRNREFFEQFSPSVQEEFYTEEHQLQTIIKGKADREEDRRYDFVICHKADDRIIGNVGLSFVVRSALQSCMIGYSLDQAYNGKGYMTEAVKQVVRYAFEELKFHRISGEASPQNPGSIRVLENAGFHKEGIARSNVKINGVWKDHQVLAIINPSDTE
- a CDS encoding helix-turn-helix domain-containing protein, with amino-acid sequence MAFHHPSERIKIPPGFWAGLSHMGLSLHEVASQAGLPLTVVTDSTGVTMAQYFAIWQSYSDLVGDISHSIIRLSSAFETAQYPPSVLATYHARSYRDALYRMARYKQMCPPENLHIIEDGDSCTIDLNWQSGVQTGLPVLAGITLATLLEIGRRGTGQHVNVKLVEFTHPMGDLRALETYFGARIQTGAKHNRLTLHRIHLDLPFISYNEELLQILTPVLDHTLDERISRHSLTGTVKWIMKRSFTAGRQDIQAVASELGMSDRTLQRRLTEEGTSFKQLLTEARHEQALEYLADPSLDIKEVAFLIGYEDQNSFYRAFRLWEGDTPAHWRSEHLSPVVTTV
- a CDS encoding SDR family NAD(P)-dependent oxidoreductase translates to MDMGLTNTTALVTGSTKGIGKAIAIELAREGVHVLINGRSEEEVERVVEEIRQQFPSTNPRNATADITDAQQREALYAKYPDIDILVNNTGIYEIMQYEDVDDQVWERYFRTNVLAANGLAKFYLPKMLAHGYGRIIFIASEEAVMPSGQMPQYCMTKSMLLSLSKSLSKLTIGTEVTINTIMPGPTLSENVQQIVEGIYANDERSFAEKERTFMTTNLPQSEIQRFIRPSEIGRLAAFVCSPFASAFKGSPIRMDGGMVPTIF
- a CDS encoding excinuclease ABC subunit UvrA — its product is MSEMNQEYIVISGARENNLKNVSLRIPKRKITIFTGVSGSGKSSIVFDTIAAESTRLLNENFSMFVRTFLPKYPQPDTDSIENLSMAVIVDQKRLGGGSHSTMGTITDISPILRLLFSRAGQPYVGQANRFSFNDPAGMCPECGGIGRRLAVDMSKALDMSKSLNEGAIHLPDYSVNGWDWNMITQSGDFDLDKKLSDYSEEELEQLLYAEARKVQMDFAGKATNITVEGVIEKFTNKYIKQDVKLKSERTQKAVAPYITEGPCSSCHGARLSQAALSCRINGRNIADLSSMEVGQLIHVIREIDNPAAAPVVKSLVERLQHLVDIGLDYLTLDRETDTLSGGESQRVKMVKHLSGSLVDVTYIFDEPSVGLHPRDVHRLNELLLKLRDKGNTVIVVEHDPDVIKLADHIVDVGPHAGSRGGNIVYEGSFQGLLEAGTLTGSYMKRPLHLKHVCRQPSGYLPIKEASLHNLQDVSVNIPAGVLTVVTGVAGSGKSTLINDVFLSQHPDAIVIDQSSVGVSTRSNPATYTGIMDDVRKAFASANKVSPGLFSFNSKGACENCQGLGVVYTDLGFLDSIKLPCEVCGGKRFKEEVLAYHLNGKSIADVLEMNVEQALDFFQLKEVVRKLQAMSDVGLNYITLGQPLSTLSGGECQRIKLASELYKKGSIYVMDEPTTGLHMSDIGHLLEIMNRLVDAGNTVIVIEHNLDVISQADWIIDMGPDGGGRGGQVVFEGPPQQIVQAELSITGKYLK